AATTCGTTCCTCCATTTTGTTGGGGGAGCAGCGGCAACTATGCCGAGTACGATATCGAGCGAGCAATTGCGACAGCTCGCGTTGTCGTCGAGCGACGAAACGTGGCATTCACAGCTGAAGATGAGAGGGTATTCAGAGCAGTCTTTGAGGAAAGCCTTGAGAAGCGTGCGCATTTCATCGACTCATCCAAGTCTGATAGAGGTTAACCAGATGTTAGACGTGACGATAATAGGGAGAGGGTACTTCTCACGCGCGGGCAGGGCTACTGTCTCTTGCTCCGAGGAACTTGCACCGATTGAATCCGGGAGATGTAGATGCCTGAACTAAGAAAAGATCCTGTAAGTGGGCGCTGGGTGATAATTTCCACTGAGCGTGGCAAGCGTCCGTCAGATTTTGCGACACCGCCGAAGACTCGCGAACCGAAGATGTGTCCTTTTTGTCCCGGATCGGAGCATCTGACTCCTCCGGAGGTGTTTGCGGTCAGGCCGACTGCGACAAGTCCAAATACTCCAGGATGGGAATTGCGGGTGATCTCCAATAAATATCCCGCTCTTAAGATTGAGGGTGGCCTCAATCGAGAAGCGGAGGGCATGTTCGACAAGATGAACGGCGTCGGCGCTCACGAAGTGATCATTGAAACTCCGCACCATCATCTTGATCTGGCTGATCTGAGTCCCCATGAGATCGAAATGGTGATAGATGCATTTCGCCTGCGAATGAATGACCTGCGCAATGATTTCAGATTTAGATATGTAATGCTGTTCAAGAATCAGGGCGAGATGGCCGGAGCGTCACTCGAGCACGCTCACAGTCAATTGATTGCGACTCCGATTATACCCAAGCGTGTGCTTGAGGAACTCAAGGGCGCTAAGACCTATTACGATTTCAAAGAGCGTTGCATTTTTTGCGACATAATCAGGCAGGAGCTTTCGCAGGGAATTCGAGTTGTCGATCAGAATGAGGAGATGGTGTCTATCCAGCCATTCGCGCCTCGCTTTCCATTCGAGACCTGGATTCTTCCCAAGAAGCATGCAACTCATTTCGACAAATCGAGTGATAAGGCATATGCCGGACTAGCGGCAATCCTGAAGGATACACTGCTGCGACTCAAGATCGCTCTCAAAGATCCTCCGTACAATCTCGTCATCCATTCCGGTCCGCTCATCGACGGCTACGAACGCGAGTACCACTGGCATGTGGAGATCTTCCCGAAACTGACCAAAATTGCCGGATTCGAATGGGGTACGGGATTCTATATCAACCCGACACCTCCAGAGGCTGCGGCTGACTATCTTAATGAAATCGATGTCAACGCGGTACTGACGTCGACACAGACGACATAGATATTAAGCCAGATTTCGGGTTGCCAACATCTCAGTTTTAGGTATCTTACAAATCTATGGGCGCCGCCAGGATAATTATCTGGAAGGAAGCCACGCTCCTTCTAGTGCTGCTTACTCTTTTTGCATTCCACTCATGGTCTCTGAATTTCACTCAGGATGACGCCTACATATCGTATCGCTATGTCGAGAATTTCACCGAAGGTCACGGGCTCGTGTTCAACTACGGTGAAAGGGTGGAGGGTTACACGAATTTCCTTTGGATTATGATCCTCACTCTCGTCACTTTGGTCGGACTGCCGATGATTCTCGTCTCAAAGGTTCTTGGGGTTGTGTTCGGTGCAGGGACAGTTGTTCTGACCTGGTTGTTCGGTAGAGAATACTCCGATCATAAACGCTGGCTCGTGCCGTTTATCGCTCCCGCATTTCTTGTGGCGAACGGTGCTCTCTGTTACTGGGTCATCGGCGGTCTGGAGACCGGTCTATTCATATTCCTGTTCTCGCTGACGCTGTATGTGGAGATGAAGAGACCCTCGCTGACGCCGTTCATTCTGGTTCTGGCAGCACTCACACGCCCCGAAGGGGGACTACTTTTCGGCATAGTGTTTCTCTATAGGTGGATAATCCTGCGGCACAA
This portion of the Candidatus Zixiibacteriota bacterium genome encodes:
- the galT gene encoding galactose-1-phosphate uridylyltransferase encodes the protein MPELRKDPVSGRWVIISTERGKRPSDFATPPKTREPKMCPFCPGSEHLTPPEVFAVRPTATSPNTPGWELRVISNKYPALKIEGGLNREAEGMFDKMNGVGAHEVIIETPHHHLDLADLSPHEIEMVIDAFRLRMNDLRNDFRFRYVMLFKNQGEMAGASLEHAHSQLIATPIIPKRVLEELKGAKTYYDFKERCIFCDIIRQELSQGIRVVDQNEEMVSIQPFAPRFPFETWILPKKHATHFDKSSDKAYAGLAAILKDTLLRLKIALKDPPYNLVIHSGPLIDGYEREYHWHVEIFPKLTKIAGFEWGTGFYINPTPPEAAADYLNEIDVNAVLTSTQTT